A single region of the Ascaphus truei isolate aAscTru1 chromosome 6, aAscTru1.hap1, whole genome shotgun sequence genome encodes:
- the KLHDC7A gene encoding kelch domain-containing protein 7A produces MINTVWESGGWQLDMQLVGKLAVSATALLILALAYRFYKSRVFKRRGIPREDANGATREDRASFVAAQWDYLDDEPAGLRFRLVNSNLRSSIDSSPETKHLAGNDTLDTQEFHRGSLCLNNEERGNENSDLIYEHQKTEKNCVIKELHGIPDPLQRNGQNTGTVHVQNLKDTTGSNQDLCDSTTNIDTLSENFTQDLEAKEMHDNVDLDKGVQQSIMGEESKIELIGEIENPDVGTSDKTLAQNNSPQKELPQHSANTRHRNIDNGETTELQLKSEGMKTESDSMGYIPSVMELSHSNLSNNNKSHLQFVSGSATFHVSLSPGSTSDINLDLGNCYEVLCLAKKHNLDILKTAAYQVMSNNFLQVLQNPSVYGRLNAAERDLVLENRMKGRRFVVVADTDTQDYSISQNTSSLSYYDNENDLWYPLSHIPVEAVSRGCAMASMFNYLFVVLGCEGSGRQMKPSKRVFCYNPLADTWSEISPLNEGRPHCKLVALNGCLYAIGGECLHTVEQYDPRQDSWSYIAPLPHDTFAVAHMATAYDDEIYVTGGTIRYMLLRYHDKENVWRSSLISGSKNRTTEMVAVNNFLYRFDLNRSMGISVHRCSIRVRIWYECASYAMPYPTGFQCAVTGNIIYCISRNFHVRFLADDISPRFLDGKLKMFPLPKGTLIPLVLVLPVKDSR; encoded by the exons ATGATTAACACTGTCTGGGAGAGTGGAGGCTGGCAGTTGGATATGCAGCTAGTTGGGAAACTGGCAGTTTCGGCAACTGCTTTGCTTATACTGGCATTGGCTTATAGATTCTATAAGTCCCGAGTATTTAAGAGAAGGGGTATACCCAGAGAAGATGCCAACGGAGCCACAAGGGAAGATAGAGCTTCTTTTGTTGCTGCCCAGTGGGATTACTTAGATGATGAACCTGCAGGACTAAGGTTCAGACTTGTGAACAGCAACTTACGGAGCAGCATAGATTCAAGTCCTGAAACGAAGCACCTGGCTGGAAATGATACTTTAGATACACAGGAATTCCACAGAGGATCTCTGTGCCTAAACAATGAGGAAAGAGGAAATGAAAACAGTGACTTAATCTATGAACACCAGAAGACTGAAAAAAATTGTGTGATAAAAGAATTGCATGGCATTCCTGACCCCCTGCAAAGAAATGGTCAAAATACAGGCACTGTTCATGTACAAAACTTAAAGGATACAACTGGAAGTAATCAAGACCTCTGTGATAGTACCACTAACATTGACACACTCAGTGAGAATTTTACGCAAGATCTAGAAGCTAAAGAAATGCATGACAATGTGGACCTGGACAAAG GTGTACAGCAATCAATAATGGGAGAAGAAAGCAAGATAGAACTTATTGGAGAAATCGAGAACCCTGATGTTGGGACATCAGATAAGACTTTGGCACAAAATAATTCACCCCAAAAGGAACTGCCACAGCACAGTGCCAACACAAGACATAGAAATATAGATAATGGAGAAACCACAGAGCTTCAGTTAAAGAGTGAGGGCATGAAGACTGAATCGGATAGTATGGGCTATATTCCTTCTGTGATGGAATTATCACACTCCAATCTGAGCAACAATAACAAAAGTCATTTACAATTTGTTTCTGGCTCTGCCACCTTTCATGTCTCCCTGAGTCCAGGATCAACTAGCGATATAAACCTTGATTTAGGTAACTGTTATGAAGTGCTGTGCTTGGCTAAAAAGCACAACCTGGACATCCTTAAAACAGCTGCTTACCAAGTCATGAGTAACAACTTTTTACAAGTATTACAAAATCCCTCTGTCTACGGGCGCCTCAATGCTGCGGAGAGAGATTTGGTTCTTGAGAACAGAATGAAAGGAAGAAGGTTTGTAGTTGttgctgacacagacacacaagacTATTCTATCTCACAAAACACGAGCAGCCTTAGCTATTATGACAATGAAAATGACTTGTGGTATCCACTTTCCCACATCCCTGTGGAAGCTGTTAGCAGGGGTTGTGCAATGGCAAGTATGTTCAATTATCTCTTTGTTGTCCTTGGATGTGAAGGTTCTGGAAGACAGATGAAACCATCCAAGCGTGTCTTCTGCTACAACCCACTTGCTGACACCTGGAGTGAAATCAGCCCACTGAATGAAGGAAGGCCTCATTGCAAACTTGTGGCACTCAATGGATGTCTCTATGCCATTGGAGGTGAATGTCTCCATACTGTAGAACAATATGATCCTCGCCAAGATAGCTGGAGTTACATCGCACCTCTTCCCCATGACACTTTTGCGGTAGCCCACATGGCAACTGCATATGATGATGAGATTTATGTCACTGGTGGGACAATCAGATATATGCTTTTGAGGTATCATGACAAAGAGAACGTTTGGAGGAGCAGCCTAATTAGTGGCAGTAAAAATCGGACAACAGAAATGGTGGCAGTCAACAACTTCCTCTACCGATTTGACCTAAACCGCAGCATGGGCATCAGTGTCCACCGCTGTAGCATTAGAGTCAGAATATGGTACGAATGTGCTAGTTATGCGATGCCGTATCCAACAGGCTTCCAGTGTGCGGTTACTGGCAACATCATCTACTGCATCAGCAGAAACTTTCATGTAAGGTTTCTGGCTGACGACATCTCGCCTAGGTTTTTGGATGGGAAGCTAAAGATGTTTCCTTTACCAAAGGGGACTCTTATTCCGCTTGTCCTTGTCCTTCCAGTCAAGGACTCCCGCTAA